The DNA segment CGTCGCCGATGACGCGCCCCGTCACCTCGCGTACACCGGCCTTCACCACGCGAAGCGCGAGCGAGTCCATCGCCGCGTCCGGCGTCCGGCCGAAGAAGCGCGTGCTGAGCGACGGATCGCCGTCTCCCCGCAGCACGAGGTCCCCGTCCAGCACGCCGTCGCGGAGCGACCCGGTGCGGAGGATGTCGGTCTGGTAGCGGTACTGCGGGCCGAGCTGCTCGAGCGCGAGCGCCGTGGTGAGCATCTTCTGCGTCGATGCCGTGAGGTGCGGCACGTCGGCATTTCGCGCGAAGAGGGTGTCACCGTGCGACAGCGAGACGACCATCATGCCCCACGAGCCGCTGCGGATCGAGCTGTCGGCCAGCCAGCCGAGGTCGGAGCGCAGGCCGTCGAGTCCGAGTGGCATCCTGGCCTCGAGCAGCGGCAGGGGTGGCGGCAGCGGTCTGGCCGGACGCGCGACCCGGCGCGCGGCCCTGCCCTTCGCACCGCGCACCGGCTTCACCGCCGCGCCGCGCGGTGCCGGCCTGGCTCCGCTGCGCGCCGCGGCCGTCCCCTTCCGGGCCGACGCCGGTGTGCGGGCGGCGGTCGTCCGCGCGCGTGCGGCCGTCGTGCCACGCGCCGGTCGTGCCGCCGCAGCGCGCGAGGCAACAGCGCGAGAGGCCGCGGCGCTGGCCGGCGTGCGTCGCGGCGTTGCGACCGCCGCCTTGGCCCCACGGACGGCAGGTCGCCGTTGTGCCGCAGTGGCGGCCGCACGGGACGCACCCTTCCGTGGCGAAGACTGAGCCTCACTGGCGACAGCCGGGCCGGAGAGAGCGAGCAGCATCGCCAGCATTCGCAGCGCCGGCATCAGTCGAGCGGGACAGCCCACAATCACACCTTGAGGAAGATGTTCCGGCGCCAGAGCGCCCAGAGGATCAGGAACCAGAACAGGACGAACGTGACGGCGTACCCCAGTGATGCCACCCGGGGTTCGAGTATCGGCTCGAACAACGTACGGTAGACCACCCACTGCACCGACACCGGGCCCTCGGCGGTGGGCACCTTCCAGAGCGTGACCGTGATGCGGGCCATCAGCCCCGACCCGACGAACGCGATCATCGGGTTGGTCCCGTAGATGACGAAGAACTTCGTCCAGCGCTTCCAGCCGCGCACGTCGATCAGCCACATGCAGGTGGCGAGCGTGACCGCCGCCATGCCCGCCGTGAAGACGACGTAGCTGCTGGTCCAGAGGCTCTTGTTGATCGGGAAGACCCAGTGCCACATGAGACCGACGACGAGCAGCAGCGCACCGGTCGCAAAGAGGCCGTTGAGGCGCTCGGCGAGGGGCCTGTTGGTCCCGATCCACCGTCCCGCGAGCTGTCCGAGCATCATCGTCCCGACTGCGGGGAGCGTGCTGAGCAGCCCCTCCGGATCCCAGGTCTTCGCCGATGCCCAGAGGTGGTTCGTGGTCAGCACGGTGCGGTCGAACCAGGCCGAGAGCACGGCGTCGGGCGTGTCGAGAAGCTGCCACCCCGGCACTCCACGATCGGGGACCGTCACCAGCGTCATCAGCGCCCAGTAGCCGAGCAGGATCGCGGCGAGCACGGCGATGTGCTGCTTCCAGGTGCCACGGAGGGTGAGGAGCGCGCCGATGACGTAGGCGACGGCGATGCGCTGCAGCACCCCCATGATGCGCAGGTGCTCGAGGCGGTAGAGCACCCGGTCGCCGAAGGTCGCATCGGGAATGGAGGCGATGGTGCCCCACATGAATCCCGGGAACCAGGCGAGGAAGAGCCCGAAGAGAAAGATCAGCGCGCCGCGGCGCAGCACCTGGCGGATGATCGCCGCCTCGCCGTCACCTCGTGCGCGTCGCTGCGACAGCGAGAGGTGGGCCGTGACGCCGACGATGAAGAGGAAGTACGGGAAGATCAGGTCGGTGGGCGTCCAGCCGTGCCATGCGGCGTGCTCGAGCGGCGGGAAGATGTGGTCCCAGTCGCCTGGATTGTTCACCAGGAGCA comes from the Gemmatimonadaceae bacterium genome and includes:
- a CDS encoding DUF5009 domain-containing protein — encoded protein: MTVAGMLLVNNPGDWDHIFPPLEHAAWHGWTPTDLIFPYFLFIVGVTAHLSLSQRRARGDGEAAIIRQVLRRGALIFLFGLFLAWFPGFMWGTIASIPDATFGDRVLYRLEHLRIMGVLQRIAVAYVIGALLTLRGTWKQHIAVLAAILLGYWALMTLVTVPDRGVPGWQLLDTPDAVLSAWFDRTVLTTNHLWASAKTWDPEGLLSTLPAVGTMMLGQLAGRWIGTNRPLAERLNGLFATGALLLVVGLMWHWVFPINKSLWTSSYVVFTAGMAAVTLATCMWLIDVRGWKRWTKFFVIYGTNPMIAFVGSGLMARITVTLWKVPTAEGPVSVQWVVYRTLFEPILEPRVASLGYAVTFVLFWFLILWALWRRNIFLKV